In Bifidobacterium scardovii JCM 12489 = DSM 13734, the genomic stretch CTTGCCGGATTCGACCGTCACGTCGGCGTGCTCGGGAACGGCGGTGGTCTCGCGGTCCCGCGCGGCGATCTCATGGCCGTTCACCGCGGTGCTGACCGGTTCCCCGCCATGCTGGTCGAGCACGTCGCCGGTGACCGCCAGCAACCGCCCGGGAACGGCGCCGAAATCATCGTTGCCGGCCATCAGCGCGCCCAGCGTGGTGTCGACGCGCATGCTGACCGATGAGCCGTTGACGGTGATGTCGATGGAACGCCAGTGATGTTGCCACATCCACCACGACCATGCCGCCGCGCAGGCTCCGGCCGCGATCGCCACAGTGATCGCTATGCCGGCCAGCACACGCGGCCATACGCGCCGTTTGAGTGGCCTGTGGTGCCTGCCCAATGGCGGATTCACCCGTGATGCGTTGCCGTACATGCCTCTCCCTGTAATCCTATTGACGCTTGCGGCCGATCGGCCCGGCGCGCCCGCCTGCGCGACCGGTGCTTCCGGCGTGCGGCTCATGGCATGTAGCTTATTGTATGGCTGGTGGCGCGCGGAGCGCGATGCCCTGCGGCATCATGTCGTGCCATGCCGCGGCAAGGGGGTATTGCCCGGCATGGTTATGGATCGTTTCCGATCGTGCTGGTACTGCGGCCGGAGTGTTTCCGGGATTGGGATATGCCGGCCGGCCGCGCTCCGGCAGCGGTGCGTAGCCAAGGGATTCGGGGGTGTACGCCGGGGCGGAAACGCGGGAATGACCCCATGGATTGCCGATTCCGATGCCCGCTGCGCCCCGTTCCGCCGGCATACCGCCATTCGGTGAGCTCCGCGCCGCGCGGGCAAGGTGATCTTGCGCACATTCGCCGCCGAGGCCTCCCCGACAATGCGATTCGTCACTCGGCGGCGGGATAATGGAAGCCATGACTATCGCAACTGCCGAACGCTATGCCGAAATGCTGGATGCCGCCCGCCACGGCGGATACGCCTATCCCGCGATCAACGTGACCAGCACGCAGACGCTCAACGCCGCGCTGCAGGGATTCGCCGAGGCCGAGTCCGACGGCATCATCCAGGTGTCGGTCGGCGGCTCCTCCTATTTCTCCGGCCAAAGCGTGAACGACCGCGTGGTCGGGTCGCTCGCGTTCGCCGCATTCGCGCACGAGGTGGCGAAGCGCTACCCGAACATCACGGTCGCGCTGCACACCGACCACTGCGCCAAGCAGTACCTGGACGGCTGGGTCCGCCCGCTGCTCGCGCACGAGGCCGAACAGGTCAAGCGCGGCGAGGAGCCGACGTTCCAGTCGCATATGTGGGACGGCTCGACTGTGCCGCTGGAGGAGAACCTGGACATCGCTGCGGAGCTGCTCGAGAAATCCGTCCGCGCGCATACGGTGCTGGAGATCGAGATCGGCGCGGTCGGCGGCGAGGAGGACGGGCATTCCGCGGAGATCAACGAAAAGCTGTATTCCACGCCGGCCGACGGCGTGCGCGTGGCGGAGCGGCTCGGCCTCGGCGAGCACGGCCGCTATATGGCCGCCTTCACCTTCGGCAACGTGCACGGTGCATACAAGCCGGGCGTGGTCAAGCTCCGCCCGGAACTGCTGCGCGACATCCAGTCCGAAGTGTGGGACGCGGCCCTCGACGGCCGTCTTGGGTCGCTGGGCGCGTCGGCGGTGTCCGCGTGCGCGCTGCCGGACATGCCCGAGCGCAAGCCCTTCGCGCTGGTGTTCCACGGCGGTTCCGGCTCCACGCCCGACGAGATCGCTCGCGCGGTGAGCTACGGCGTGGTCAAGATGAACATCGACACGGACACGCAGTACGCCTTTACGCGCGCGGTCGCCGGCCACATGTTCGCGCATTACGACGCCGTGCTCAAGATCGACGGCGAGGTCGGCAACAAGAAGCTGTACGACCCGCGCTCCTGGGGCCGCGAGGCCGAATCGGCCATGGCCGCCCGCGTGGTCGAGGCGTGCCGGCAGCTCGGCTCGGCCGGCAAGGCACTGAAGTAGCGAAGCGGCGGGCGGCCTTCGGACTCGCGTTCGCCGGCGTGGTAGCGGTAGAGGCTGTACGGTAGTCTGTGTTCGGCGGAAAAGGCGATGTTGCGGAGGTGTGTTATGCCCGGAATCGTATTGATCGGTGCCCAGTGGGGCGACGAAGGCAAAGGCAAGGCGACCGATCTGATCGGCACCAAGGTCGACTATGTGGCGCGCTTCAACGGCGGCAACAACGCAGGCCACAGCGTGGTCGTGGGCGACGAGTCGTACGCGCTGCACCTGCTGCCGTCCGGCATCATCAGCCCGAAGGCCACCCCGGTCATCGGCAACGGCGTCGTCATCGATCCGGAAGTGCTGTTCGAGGAGATCGACGGCCTGCAGAGCCGCGGCGTGGACTGCTCCCGTCTGCTGGTGAGCGAGGCCGCGCACGTCATCGCGCCGTATCACCGCACGCTTGACAAGGTGACCGAGCGCTTCCTCGGCAAGCACAAGATCGGCACCACCGGCCGTGGCATCGGCCCGGCCTACGCCGACAAGATCAACCGCGTGGGCATCCGCGTCCACGACCTGTTCAACGAGCAGCATCTGCGCGACAAGGTCGAGGCCAGCCTGCACCAGAAGAACCAGATTCTGGTCAAGCTGTACAACCGCCGCGCCGTCGACGTGGACCGCACCACCGACGAACTGCTCGCGCTCGGCGAGCGGCTCAAGCCGTATGTCGCCAACACCGGCCTGATCCTCAACAAGGCCCTCGACGCGGGCAAGACCGTGCTGTTCGAGGGCGCGCAGGCCACCATGCTGGACGTCGACCACGGCACCTATCCGTTCGTGACGTCCTCCAACCCGACCGCCGGCGGCGCCTGCACCGGCACCGGCGTCGGCCCGACCAAGATCACCCGCGTGATCGGCGTTTCGAAGGCGTATGTGACCCGCGTCGGCGAGGGCCCGTTCCCCACCGAGCTGTTCGACGAATCCGGCGAATGGCTGCGCCAGCAGGGCCACGAATTCGGCGTGACCACCGGCCGCCCGCGCCGCTGCGGCTGGTTCGATGCGGTGGTCAACCGCTATGCGAGCCAGGTCAACGGCCTGACCGACATCGTGCTCACCAAGCTCGACGTGCTCACCGGGCTCAAGGAGATTCCGATCTGCGTCGCCTATGACGTGGACGGCGAACGCTACGACGATATGCCGACCGATCAGGCGGCCTTCACCGCGGCCAAGCCGATCTACGAGACGATGCCCGGCTGGGACGAGGACATTTCCGGCGTGCACCGCTTCGAGGACCTACCGGCCACCTGCCAGGCGTATGTGAAGCGCCTCGAGGAGCTGTCCGGATGCCGCATCTCCGTGATCGGCACCGGCCCGCAGCGCGACCATATCATTCAGATCCGTTCGCTGATCGACTGATCGCCGTCACTTCGAATTTCCTGAAGATTCACGATGACTGACGATGACGTCCCAGCACTCGAACTGCCGATTTTGAGTGCGGTTATGCCGGGAACGCCGGATCATGCCGTTGCGGATGACGCGGGGGAGGCGGCTGCGCCCCCTCCGCCGTCGCCGCCGTTGCCGCCCGCGCGCGACTCGCGTGAGCCCCGTGAACCTCGTGAGCCCCGTGATCAGGGCGATGCCGCTGATTCGGAGAGCTCGGACGCCGTTGCGGAGCCGGGAGCCGAATCAGGCGCCGAACCGGCCAACGAACCGGGAGCCGTTGCCGGGGAACCGGCTCCGGCGACCATGGAGATGGCCGCGTCGGCGGTGCGCCTGAATGATGGCGGCCATGCCGCGCCGCCGCAGATCCCGTTGGCGCCGTTCAAGCGCATGCAGGCCCGGTTCAACCCGCTGGCCGACGGCATGATGTATCTGGTGGTGTTCGTCGGCGGTTTCTTCGGCACGGCGATGCGCTACGGCCTCAGCCTGGTCATTCCAGCCTCGCCGGCATCCAGCGGCTTCCTGCATTCGTTCCATCTGGCCACTTTTACCGCGAATATGCTCGCATGCTGCATTTTCGCCATGCTCACCACGTACATGTCCCAGGCGTCGTGGATTCGCAAGCGCGTGCGCCAACTGGCCAGCCGCGGCGTCGGCATGGGCATGTGCGGCGGTTTCTCGACGCTGTCCGCGATGGCCATCGAGGACCTGACCTCCGTTCATCAGGGCAGGGTCGCGGGCTTCATGTTCTATACGCTGGTCAGTTTCGCATGCGGCTTGATCGTGGCATGGCTCGGAACCAGAATCGCGCTCGTGCTTGCGACGAAACGGTCGGTGAGCGTGATCCGCGAATCGCTGGCGAATCCCGGGTCTTCGGTCAGGGCGTCGGCTCCGCCGTCCGGCGACTACGGGCAGCCGCTGCGGCACGGCCAGGCGACGGCTGGTGGGCTGGCGCTTGGCGGCATCTCCGGCCAGGGCCAGGACACCACGCTGGTGCCATCGTTCGAGCCGGATCCGGTGACGGATGAGATTCCGCTGGTCGCCGATCCGATGCGGGGGGAGGCTCGCGAGCAATGACCACGGCTTTGTTGATCGCCCTGTGCGGCGGCTTGGGCGCGGTGACCCGCTTCATTCTCAACACGTCGATCCAGCGCTGGTGGAACCGCGTATTCCCGTTGTCCACGTTCGTGATCAACGTGATCGCCACGTTCTGCGCGGGGGTCGCGGCGGCGGCCTATGCCTACCAGACGGTCGACGAGTACACCTACCTGCTGTTCGTCACGGGCTTCCTCGGCGGATTCTCCACGTTCTCCACGGCCATCAACGAGATGGTGTCGCTGGCGCGCAAGGAACGTTTCGGCATGGCGGCGCTGTATTGCCTGGCGACGATTCTGGTGCCGCTGTGCTGCGTCGCGCTGGGCTGGACGCTGATCGCGGCGACCAGATAGCCGGCCGCCGGTCGGTTGCGGCCGGCGCGGGCGGGTGCAAGCGGCAGCACGAGCGTGTGATGGAAGGTTTTTGTGTAGGCGCCTTGTATCTTGTCCCGCTTCGCGAGCGAACCGGTTCGACCATGAACTATAATAAGACAAGTTGACGAAGTTTGTCGTGGTGGTTGGGTTCATGCGAAACGAAGGAGTGTGTGCTGTGGTAGGTATGCGTGATGTTGCCAAAAAGGCCGGAGTGTCCTTGAGCACGGTGTCCCTGGTGGTGAACGGGACCGGCTATGTCTCTGACGAAATGCGCGATCGCGTCAGCGAGGCGATGCGGTCACTCAACTATATCCCCAACGAATTGGCACGCAATCTGTACCATGACCGCACCAATATCGTGGGCGTGATCGTGCCGACGATCCGCCATCCGTTCTTCGCCACGCTGACCGCCAATCTGCAGCGCGAGTTCTCCGCGCGCGGATTGCGCACGCTGCTGTGCTCCACCATGGACACGGACTCCGGCGAGACCGAATACGTCGACAGGCTGCGCCGGCGCATGATGGATGGCATCGTGGTGTCGTCGCACACCACCCACGACCCGGAGTACTGGGAGTCGGTCGGCCGTTCCGTGGTGGCGTTCGACCGGTTCCTCGGCTCGAACATCCCCTCGGTCGGCTCCGACCACGAGCAGGGCGGCCGTCTGATCGCCGAGCAGCTGATCTCGTCCGGCGCCCGCCATGTGGCGATGATCGGCGGCCCCCGCGAGCAATTCCATGATCGCCCGATGGGGGAGGGCACCACCTTCCCGACGATCCGCTACTACCTGACGCTTGAGGGCGAGCTGGACCGCGCCGGCATCCGGCACAACTACATCGAGGCGGGCGAGGTCTACGACTTCGGCGGCTATGGTTCGGCCGTGCGCGAGGTGTTCGAGCGGTATGACGGCGAGGACGCGGTGGATGCCGTGGTGTGCTCGGACATCGGGGCCGCGTACTGCGTGCAGGAGGCGATGCGGCGGGGCATCCGCATTCCGGAGGACCTGCAGATCATCGCCTATGACGGCACGTATCTGGCCGATGTCGCGGGCATGCGGCTGACGGCCGTCTGCCAGAATTTCGAGTCCATCGCGGCCGCGATCGCCACGCGCATGATGGACGCGATAGAGGGTTCGCCGGCGGAGGGCGCCGGAGCCTCCGCGCTGGGTGCCGAACCGGATGCTGAAGGTGCGGGCGAAGGCGGTTCCGGTGAGGCCGGGGATGCCGGCGACGCCATTCGCGCGGATGGCATCGCGGGGACCGAGGCCGCGGCGGAATCGTCCGTGTTCGTTCCCGTGCGGATGCGTGCGGGCGAGACCACGCGCTGACCCGGCCGGCCGATCCGGCACTGCGTCAACGCCGCGTCAACGCCGCTGCGGCGCCGGATCGGTGGCCATTTTTCCCTGACGGTATCCCAGTGGTCTGTCTCGCAAATGATTGAGTGGTTCGCGCCCCCGCTGGATGGGCAATCCTGTGGATTGCCCATAGCAGTGCGCGAAGCGCACGTCGCATGTAATGTCGGGGGCTGTCGGCGCAGCCGGCTGGGGGTGGCCGGAAACAATGCAGCGTCAAGCATTCGACCACCCCCGGCGCTACGCGCCACCTCCCGACATTACATGCGGCGTGCACTTCCGTGCACTGCTATGGATAGCCCACAGGGCTATCCATCCAGCGGGAGGATCAGCCACTCCGCCATTTGCAAGATAGGCCACTAGCTTCGAGTTGTCGGTGCGTGGGATCGGAGACCGGCCGGTTTTTAGCCCTACAATGCGGGTTGGCAACGTCAACAACGGGCTGTTGGAGCTTGGTCTCGAAAGTGGCGCACCGACAACTCGGCTTTCCCGTGCATCGGGACTGCCGACAACCGAAAATGCGTGTGGCGGATCGGGTGTGGTGGGGTGGTTTGACAGCATCGAACCGGTTCGATACCATAAAACCAATCACGGTTCGCGTGATCGCGGTGCAATACGGGGCATCGCGGCGCGCGAACCCGACACACAAGGAGGAATGATGGACAACACCGTTCAGCTCATTACCTACGCCGATCGCCTGGGGGACGGCAACCTCGCGTCGCTGACCGACATACTGCGCACCCGGTTCGATGGCGTGTACGAAGGCGTGCACATCCTGCCGTTCTTCACGCCGTTCGACGGGGCCGACGCGGGCTTCGACCCGGTCGACCACACCGAGGTCGATCCGCGTCTGGGCACGTGGGACGACATCGGCGAACTGAGCAAGACCCACGGCATCATGGTCGATACGATCGTCAATCACATGAGCTGGGAGTCCAAGCAGTTCCAGGACGTGATGAAGCGCGGCGAGGACAGCCCGTATTACGGGATGTTCCTGACCATGAGCACCATCTTCCCCGACGGCGCCACCGAGGAGGAGCTCGCCGGCATCTACCGCCCGCGCCCGGGCCTGCCGTTCACCCACTACACTTGGGCCGGCAAGACGCGTCTGGTGTGGACCACGTTCACCCCGCAGCAGGTTGATATCGACACCGATTCCGCGGAGGGGTGGGCGTACCTGACCTCCATCCTCGACCGCCTGGCCGAGAGCCATGTCAGCTCGATCCGCCTCGACGCCGTCGGCTACGGTGCCAAGGAGGCCCACTCCAGCTGCTTCATGACGCCGAAGACCTTCGCACTCATCGAACGCATCAAGGAAGAGGGCGCCAAGCGCGGCCTCGAGACTCTGATCGAGGTGCACAGCTATTACCGGAAGCAGGTCGAGATCGCGCACAAGGTCGACCGCGTCTACGACTTCGCGCTGCCCCCGCTGCTGCTGCACGCGATCTTCACCGGCAGGACCGACGCCGTGGCCCACTGGGTCGAGGTGCGGCCGAACAACGCCGTCACCGTGCTGGACACGCACGACGGCATCGGCGTGATCGACATCGGCTCCGACCAGCTTGACCGCTCCCTCAAGGGCCTGGTGCCCGACAAGGACGTGGACGATCTGGTCAACACGATCCACGCCAACACCCACGGCGAATCGCAGG encodes the following:
- the fbaA gene encoding class II fructose-bisphosphate aldolase, producing the protein MTIATAERYAEMLDAARHGGYAYPAINVTSTQTLNAALQGFAEAESDGIIQVSVGGSSYFSGQSVNDRVVGSLAFAAFAHEVAKRYPNITVALHTDHCAKQYLDGWVRPLLAHEAEQVKRGEEPTFQSHMWDGSTVPLEENLDIAAELLEKSVRAHTVLEIEIGAVGGEEDGHSAEINEKLYSTPADGVRVAERLGLGEHGRYMAAFTFGNVHGAYKPGVVKLRPELLRDIQSEVWDAALDGRLGSLGASAVSACALPDMPERKPFALVFHGGSGSTPDEIARAVSYGVVKMNIDTDTQYAFTRAVAGHMFAHYDAVLKIDGEVGNKKLYDPRSWGREAESAMAARVVEACRQLGSAGKALK
- a CDS encoding adenylosuccinate synthase, with translation MPGIVLIGAQWGDEGKGKATDLIGTKVDYVARFNGGNNAGHSVVVGDESYALHLLPSGIISPKATPVIGNGVVIDPEVLFEEIDGLQSRGVDCSRLLVSEAAHVIAPYHRTLDKVTERFLGKHKIGTTGRGIGPAYADKINRVGIRVHDLFNEQHLRDKVEASLHQKNQILVKLYNRRAVDVDRTTDELLALGERLKPYVANTGLILNKALDAGKTVLFEGAQATMLDVDHGTYPFVTSSNPTAGGACTGTGVGPTKITRVIGVSKAYVTRVGEGPFPTELFDESGEWLRQQGHEFGVTTGRPRRCGWFDAVVNRYASQVNGLTDIVLTKLDVLTGLKEIPICVAYDVDGERYDDMPTDQAAFTAAKPIYETMPGWDEDISGVHRFEDLPATCQAYVKRLEELSGCRISVIGTGPQRDHIIQIRSLID
- a CDS encoding fluoride efflux transporter FluC, which encodes MAASAVRLNDGGHAAPPQIPLAPFKRMQARFNPLADGMMYLVVFVGGFFGTAMRYGLSLVIPASPASSGFLHSFHLATFTANMLACCIFAMLTTYMSQASWIRKRVRQLASRGVGMGMCGGFSTLSAMAIEDLTSVHQGRVAGFMFYTLVSFACGLIVAWLGTRIALVLATKRSVSVIRESLANPGSSVRASAPPSGDYGQPLRHGQATAGGLALGGISGQGQDTTLVPSFEPDPVTDEIPLVADPMRGEAREQ
- a CDS encoding fluoride efflux transporter FluC — encoded protein: MTTALLIALCGGLGAVTRFILNTSIQRWWNRVFPLSTFVINVIATFCAGVAAAAYAYQTVDEYTYLLFVTGFLGGFSTFSTAINEMVSLARKERFGMAALYCLATILVPLCCVALGWTLIAATR
- a CDS encoding LacI family DNA-binding transcriptional regulator; translated protein: MVGMRDVAKKAGVSLSTVSLVVNGTGYVSDEMRDRVSEAMRSLNYIPNELARNLYHDRTNIVGVIVPTIRHPFFATLTANLQREFSARGLRTLLCSTMDTDSGETEYVDRLRRRMMDGIVVSSHTTHDPEYWESVGRSVVAFDRFLGSNIPSVGSDHEQGGRLIAEQLISSGARHVAMIGGPREQFHDRPMGEGTTFPTIRYYLTLEGELDRAGIRHNYIEAGEVYDFGGYGSAVREVFERYDGEDAVDAVVCSDIGAAYCVQEAMRRGIRIPEDLQIIAYDGTYLADVAGMRLTAVCQNFESIAAAIATRMMDAIEGSPAEGAGASALGAEPDAEGAGEGGSGEAGDAGDAIRADGIAGTEAAAESSVFVPVRMRAGETTR
- the gtfA gene encoding sucrose phosphorylase, whose translation is MDNTVQLITYADRLGDGNLASLTDILRTRFDGVYEGVHILPFFTPFDGADAGFDPVDHTEVDPRLGTWDDIGELSKTHGIMVDTIVNHMSWESKQFQDVMKRGEDSPYYGMFLTMSTIFPDGATEEELAGIYRPRPGLPFTHYTWAGKTRLVWTTFTPQQVDIDTDSAEGWAYLTSILDRLAESHVSSIRLDAVGYGAKEAHSSCFMTPKTFALIERIKEEGAKRGLETLIEVHSYYRKQVEIAHKVDRVYDFALPPLLLHAIFTGRTDAVAHWVEVRPNNAVTVLDTHDGIGVIDIGSDQLDRSLKGLVPDKDVDDLVNTIHANTHGESQAATGAAASNLDLYQVNSTYYSALGCNDQHYIAARAVQFFVPGVPQVYYVGALAGVNDMELLRRTNVGRDINRHYYSTAEIDEQLERPVVKALNALCRFRNTLPAFNGEFGYEADGERSITLKWASADGASTAALVFEPGKGLGVDSDESVATLTWTDAAGKHTTGDLIADPPVAA